Part of the Ochotona princeps isolate mOchPri1 chromosome 15, mOchPri1.hap1, whole genome shotgun sequence genome, AGCAACAAATACATTCcttccaaacagggttttctctGGTTGGTTTCTCTCCATCACTTCTGGGTTTCAGGACAGTAGATTGGCCAAAAAGAATGGTGGGAGATTAGAACAGTCAAGGACGACTTTATCCCAAAGCAGGAACCATTTCCTAAGttcttctcctcttatctccaaAGAGCCAACGTGGAAGTTAGTTGTTAATATCCACTGCCTCTGTACCTCCCtattttgttttggcttttgccTTTAGATTGTTTgatgtttctaaaaataaaaaaaaatctccggTCAGATATTTAGCTAACCAGGAACCACACACATGGATGCCATCTTGGCATCATCCACATTGTCAATTGTCTTACACAAGGCAAAGAGGAAGGGATGGGATAGGAAAGGGTATTGTCTCACAGGGGGGTCAAAGGATCTCTTAGACAGTTGTTGCAACCAGTTACTTAATTTCCAGGGTCTGTGGCATCAACAAGGATGCTTGTGGGCTGCACATGGCAGGTCTGGAATTGGGCAAGCATGATGGACAGAAGTCCGTAGTGCTGTAACTTTCCATGTCCAGATGGCAGTGCTCACTTAGAGGCAAGAACTTGGACCTGGGATGACCTTGATTGGCTGGTAGGCAGAATAGATGTCCAGAGGAAGGGGCAAGAACTTGAAACCCCAGCTCCCATGGACCCTGGAGTTTTAGGGGAAATCATGGCTTTCCATTTTGCTGGGGAAAGGGGACTAGGGGATTGGGAGTGAGGCAAGCTCTCCAGGGCCACTTGACCTGAAGCAAGCACACAAAGGTATTTGCtgcatttttctgtctccttcctatTCCAAGAGTCATTTTGATAAGCAGGGACTGCAAGAATCTCAGTCTGATTCCCTCTCATCCCGCCGGTTTGCCAGTCTAGCTGCCTGCCCAGTAGAAGTGTTCTACCCTCCATTCCACTGTAGAATTTGATTCAGGAAAATGGTGGCATGTGGgtttcattgtttttttgttttctcttaaacACAATGTACACATATTACAGCCTACACATGACACAAGATTTAGCAAAATAACACGTTCACAATATGATTGAAATACAGAAGTGTCTTCTCAGCTACATAAATGACTTTAAATTATACAGTAAGTGAACAGGTGAAATAAACAAAGCTATAGCTTATAGAAAGCTCAAAAACCGCCCTCTGACAACATCGCTTTGCAAAAGACCTTTCTTTGCCCAGGATCTCCCTGACCAGGGAGCCTAGCAGATGGGGCTGTGGGTCCTCCATTTGAGAGCTTCAGGCGCCCCCTGCTTAGGCCTTACCCCAGGTCCCTTGATGTGACAGTGGGGGTGATCACAGTAGGGACTACAGGATTGAGCCCAACCAGGTGCCTCACGTGGGAGATGCTGGTGTCCACTTGCAGGAGGGCACTTGTGTGGGTTGGGTCAGACTTTAGGGTGGAAGCACAGACAAAGTCTAGGGATTcccccttaaaaaaaatcacgTCTAATGACCAATTGACACTGGTTCCCCCCTGGCGAGGGTTGGGATTCCCATTTCTACCCTGCTAACTGGCATCAACACAAGGGGAAGTGTACagggtgaaaaaaaatcaatcccaaGGAAATCCAACACCTGCACCAGTCTTCCCAGTGTGAGTTTCAGCCAAGCACCCTGtctgggcgtgtgtgtgtgtgtgtgtgtgtacgcacacaAGACACTACAACCTGTTGTCTACTTTTATTTGCTCCTGTTTCCATTGGCAGCTGTTTCCTAAAGTGGAATGACCTGAAGATACAAATGCTAAGAGGATAATCGCAAtctgaagagagaaacagagagcaatcATGTTAAATGTCCCCCATCCTACCATCCCCACCTCTGTAAAATACACATTATCACCTAAGCTTGGCATCTTACTTTCAACACTAAAACTTAAAATAATCTTATTTCATAGTTGAATTTATATTATAGTTTTATTTCAAAGAACACAACAAAAGCCCTCTACAGCTGCTTGGAAGAGTCAGCCTTCCCAGGTGACTCCCCCAAGTCTAAGTTCCTAAGGTCAGACCTCAGGAGGTGGCATCTTCCCCCCAGtgagctggggcagggcagcGGGCAGCCATCGAGCCACTCTACAGCTCTCGCTCCTGTACCCAggcctccagcccacactctcaGAAAGGAAAGCCCCAAATGTGAAGCAGAAGAGCAGAGGTCAGAGGACCCCAGGAATTGGGGCAAAATgggtgttcattttttttaagtcaactcGGAATGTCATGATTTCCTTCCCACAGGCAACAATGAGATCAAACTATTGGTGTGTTCAACAGCTTTGAACAGAATTCTGTGTCCTATAAAAAAATTAGCTTATGTCCCTTATGGGTATATATGCCAAGATGTGTATATGAACACATCCCCTAGGTGAGCTCAATGCTACTTTGGAAAGTATTCTCTACCCCAAACTACTGGGCTATAACTGTGGCTAATGTGTGGTTTTTCTCCAATTCATATGAAGGCACGTGCCCAGCCATGGTCACCCAAGAGATTTCCAAGAGGAACTCTTGTGGCAGGTGGCGAGGGCAAAGCCATTTCTCTCCGGCTTTCCACTCGATCCCTTGTAAGAGGCTGGAGCACTACCTCCTGACCTCAGTCAGATGCTTAAGTCTTCAATTGGAAAAGTGCTATTATTCAGGCCTGACTTCTTGCTTCAGACTCAAACATCTGGTCAACCCAAGCATCGCCAGGCAGGGGGCagttgtgtgtatgtctgtgtgtctgcgtcctctctccctttctcgaAGTCTCTTCCTGCCCTCCCTTGCTCATTCACTCATGAGCTCTTATGTGCAGACAGACACAGGTTGGAACATGTAGGAGCATGTCCTTGGTGTGTAAAGTCTTCCACACACTTCAACCCTGTCTGATCCTAAAACAGGTGCCTTCCTTCCAGAAACTTCTTTGTGTCCTTTGtctgcaggggtggaggggaagggcacGGGGCAGGGAGAAAAAGGAGACAGTGGGAGATGGTGAGgtggggaaagaaagaagaggagtaGGGATTacaatgcccaaatgggatagtttttcaatttttgttttcctaaaaaaATATAGATTATATTATCAAGAAGAAGAGGCATATGCTGGCATGGTACCAGAAATTCCCAGGTGGATGTGGGTGAGGTCGAAACCTAAAAGAAGAGATAGGGTAGAGCCAGGAGACGAGTTCCAAAATCGATCCCATACGACAGTATAGATTTGTCTTTTAAGTGTTCCAAGTGCTAAATTTGCAAGAAAGCAGGCACTAATTTCGTTGTCATCATCCGGGAAGAGTTAGTGTCTGAGGGCAGCTCAGCGGGAAGGGAGGGATGTGAGGTGAGGCGGGGCCTGGTGCTCAGGGGTCGGTGGCGTTGATGATACTTTTGTCTGGGGGGGCCCAGCCTCGGTACCAGCTGCAGTATCCACCCTTCTGCCGGATGCAGGTGTAGTGTTTGGACTGATAGCCGGGGTAGCCGAAGTTGGAGAGCATGTCGGTCCAGAGGCATTCGTTCTTGGAGGTCACGAAGCAGGGCAGGTAGTAGCAGGACTTGATCTGCAATTAGATCATAGCCAGACATTGAAGGGATGCTGCCATTGTGGCCTCCGGGCACATCAGCCCCTCAGGGAGGATGGGCATATCCCTCACACCAGCTTCTGCTTACTGAATACCTGCTGTGTAGCCAGCATTCTGCCTCTAGGTTATTCCCCTTGAACTCATCAGTTTTATCTCTCCCTTCTTGCAGAAGGAGAAAGACGGTGTCTAGAGAGGTTAAGTTACTTCCTCCAAGTCCCATAGCCCATGAGCAGTGGAATTCAATATGGGAGAGTCTTGCCCTCTCAACTGACAGGGAGAGGTTGGGGAAAGCATCTCAGCATACACTCTGGGGGCCCAGTTGCCCTGGGTTGGAGAGCAGCTTCAGTGAGCTGTGTGACCCAGGGCATGTTCTAGCTGGTCTCTTTCTTCATCTGGGAAATATAGGGATCCCCTCGCCACAAGGAAACCCAGGCAGACCCGCCTTGAAGCTCAGCTACCTCCCACCGCAGCAAAGCTGTGCTCTGCACCACTGCTCAGGCACAAGGGGTTGGGACTGGCCCAAGAGCAGTCTGAACACCATCTGGCCTCAGCAGTGCCGGACCAGCTTCCCTCTTAGTGGGGGGAGCCCAAGGAACAGCCCCACTGGGGACTGTGTGACAGGACCTGCAGGCCTAAGGGTCCTGTCCCTGCTACAGCCCCCAGTCACCAGGAGAGGTTTAAGGCCCTCGTGCCTGGCATCTAGAAATAACAGTATGAGGCATTCTTCCCCCCAACTTTCTTCACCGTCCAGCCAGACCTGCTTGGATCCGGCTCTTTGCCCTAACCATCACACAAGACCTTCCCAACATAGCAACTAGCTCAAACCAATagctcctcccctcttcccaccccacctcctctcCCACCAAGCTTACCTTGCAGTTACAGCCCAGGTGGTAGCGATAGTTCAGCCCCTTGCGCTGGGAGAGAGTGAGCTGGTCCCACCTCTCCACAAAGTTGCACAGCCCTGTGTACATCTTGCCATCATAGACGCGGCCTGTGGTaaggaggaagaggatgggggAAGTCGTTTCATCCAAGGGCCCAGCCAGAGGGAAAGAATTCCGCTGGCCAGCCATGTGTCCAGGAGGGGGTGGTGCTGTGCTAGGGACTATGCAGCTCACAGGAGTTTATTTCATCATCCTTAGCATCATATGTAAGGTGGACTGCAGCCCCCTTTTCCTGATCACAATAGTGGAGGTCAGGGAGTTCAGGTGATGTGGCAAtggtccccagcccagcctcccacaCTTAGCTCTGGGCAGGCAAGAGGGGCCCATCACTGGCTAATTCCTCCCAGTTGACTATGCAATGACTGGTATCTTGCAGGACCCTGGGCACCTTGGCCAAGCTTGGCCGGGGACCTTGGCCTCAGTGCTGGAGCTGGCTGATTCTTACCTGTCAGCAGGTACTGGTACTTGTTGACCTCCAACTTCAGGCCACAGAGACTTTCGGAAGCTTCTGTGTAGATGTACTGCACTTGGGGCATCTTGCTAAAGCCTCGGTACATCTGTGGACAGAAGGATCTTCATGAAGGGGAGGGTCTAGGCTACAGCACTTGGCTTCAAGGCCTCTGATTGCCCTTGTTGTCTACCAACTGGACGGCTGCCCATCTGTACCCCCTCCCCCACAGGGGCCCGGTTGGAGCCTTCCAGGAGAACCTTCCTAGGCCGCTCCCGCTCCCTTCCACTTGCCTGGTGTCACTGCTCCAGCTACACATTCCTTGATTCCACATCCAAGCAAAGTGACATGCAGATGGCTCCTTGTGAGTCTCGGCCAGAGTTTTCAGAGCACAGCTAGCTGACATTCATGCCACACCTATGCCCAGTACATGAAAGCCTTTCCCTCAGATTCCCCTTAtcatcccattttacagagaacTCAGTACAAAGGCAGAGTTCAGCCAGCTAAAGTGGAGCTTGTGCAAGGGGTTTCCTCCATGATTTTCTTCTGAGGGTCTTTGAAACTCAGATGGTGTATACAGGGCATACATACAGAAATCCTAGTTTTTCAAGAAGCTGCTTTAAGCTGTCACATTGAACCAGCTGAAATTGTTATGGCTAAACAGGGTCAAGTGTCAGCCATCTAATGCAGTGACTGTCAACTGAAGGTAATGTTCTGGAACATTCAGCAACATCTGAAGACATTTACAGGCTGTTCTACCTGCCATTGGATAGAGGGTAGAGATGTTGCTAAGATCTTACAATGTACAGGGCAGCCCCCAGAGCAAAGTAAAACCTGGCCCCCAGAGGCCAAGAGTACCCCAGTGGGGAAACCACGCTCCAGCATTAACCCATGTCATCCTCATGATAATTAGGGACCATCATGAGGAACACCAGGCATGGGCAGGCCAAAAGATTTGTCCAAGGCCACACAGGCAATCAGGGCAGAGCTTTCGCCACCCTCCTGTGTTGGCTGCTCCTCTGGGTGACTCCTGGCCCAGGGTCTCTCAAGCAGTCAGTGCCATCTCCATAGATGCTGCTGCTTCCTTGTCTTTCTCAGCAGGTGCTCAAGTGCCTGGAGGGAACCCAACAGAGACTAACTCCACTCTGGGAGTGCAGGAGTGTCACACAGGCTGGGGCAGTGGTGTTaagggtgtgagccagcaggagCAAGCTGGGGTGGTCTCTGGGCCTGTCCCAAAACCTGACAATGGGACAGTGTTTCTCTGCTTTCATCCCTGACATGCGTGATGAATTTGCTTGTGGTCATTAATACACAGTCAGACAGCACCTCCTGGGTGGTGTCTCATCTGCAGGCCTCCCGTTCAGCccagcaggctttttttttctttctctgtcttcccagtgAAGGAAACCTTTCACATCACAAAGCCACCCAATTTTCCTGCCTGGGAGCCTCTGCCTGAAGTGCGAGGCACACTGTTCACATGGACTCAAACTCCTCTATGTCTTTCCCAGCCCCACTACCTCCCTGAGGAAGCACAGCCAAGAACCAAGAAGGCCCCCCCCATGTCCATCCAGGTGGGCCAAGTCCCACTGCCTACTTGCTCGATGAGGTACAAGGCATTGTGGGCTTGAACCACACCACAAGCATGACCTTCACACATGCTTCTGAGCCAAGCAACATCCCATTTTTGATGTGGCTGAAGTTCTGGCTAAGTAAGGGTTCCACTGAGCTGGGTCAGCTCATTCTACACTCGTCTTCACCCTTGAGCAATGCTTAGTCTCCTGGATGAGACACAGCCCTATTAGGGTCAGATACTTGAATCACTCTAAGAATACAAAGAGGCAGAACCAGTTGGACATCCCTGCTGCCTTTTTGTATTTCACACTGCTTCTAGCACTTGAGCAGAGAGCCTGGATTTTGATACATCACTAATGACCAGGTCctgtcaacccagggtcacatCTAGAAATAACATGGTCAGGCAGGTTTTActcattgatttttctttgtggcAATCCTTTCTCCGTCTCAACATTGATCCTCAAAGTGTCCCTGAAGTTGCAGCCATAGATGGAGACATTGGTTTGCCAGGTCTAGGAGCAGTGTGAAAGGATCATGGCATTAAAGTTGATAGTATGCTGGGGGCCGACGTTCAGTCACCTAATCCAGTGCCAGGAGCTCAAGCCAAAAGAAAACTCAGTCCTTCCTTCCTGGTCTTTCTCATGGAGCATCCTGCTCTGCTCTATGGGCACGACCTTGAGCCCCTGTTTAAATTCATTCTAAAGTCAGATTCCAGAATTTCAGTATTCCTATGCCATCTGTTAGCCCCTTGGTACATACATTCCTTAACCTCTTCAGGCTTCAATTTCTTCACCTGAAAAATGGGATAGAGTATTTGTTTTAGCAAATGGTTCTgggagaatgaagtgacataggAGGGGCCTGAGCACACAACATTCAGTAGAAGTCAGTTGAACTAACAACCCTCCTGCGACTCCTAAGGGCAGAGGGAAGCGCCTGGTCCTGTATTTCCTAGGGTTGTGTTTTCCCAATTTCATCTCTCAGCCAAAGTAGCTGAAGCTCATTCTGGTCATAAGCAGGTCTTTCCCAGCTGTACCCCACAGGCCTGAGAGTCCTTCAGAAGTATCAAAGGTGCCAAGAAATTAGCATCCCTTGGGGTCGGGGAGGACAAGTCACAGAAGAAAGCAGTTTTGGAGTCTGAGGACATTTGCATATTTCTCATGAAGTGCCTGGCCTTGGCTCTGTGTGGACAGcaaggtgggccatgtcaggtgTTTCTGGCACACCTGCTAGGACCAGCAGGGCTCTGGAGGCTGCTGAACAGCATGGACTCACAGAAGCCCACACATCAGGCTCACTACAGAGGTTTGCAGACATTAGGAATCTGCCTGAGACACCAAGTACATGGCCTGGCCAGTCTAGCCTGGGAGCCACAATAGCCTAAAATGGGATGCGGAGAGCAACTCTGCTTGGGCTGGAGATAAGAGAGACTGCCCCCTGCTATTGCTGACTTGTCAGATAAGCCACTGAAGAAGAGAGTCCCTGAGGGCCTAGTGGACCTGGCCTGGCCATACAAAGCACATGACCAATAGGTGTCCACGGAAATGTTCCCAgaatcagctgggacatgaagtccTCTGTGTGCTGTCTGTCCCCTGCAGCCCACTCCAGAGCAGGCTCCCTCTTCACAAACAACAGCTCCTGGCCAAGCAACCACTTTTCCATGGTCCCAGTGGGAGATAAGGCCCCTGCACATAATAGCTGCTGCTTCTGGAAACTTCTGTACATGCACGACAGCCCAGGACCCGAGTCCCCACTCCATTCCAGTAAGCTGTCATGACATTTGAATGGCCCAGGCCCCCTCACCCATACTGCATAGGTTGCTGGCTATTCAGGTATGCCCCAAGAGGCAGATCCAGGGCTAGCAGCTGTGCTGGACAGGGAGCAGCCTGCTTTTTATCAGGGGTCAGACAGGCATATCAGGTCATACATTCTCTGAGCAGCCCTGGTCCTACTTGCAGGGAGCCCTTGCTTCCCCGGCTGCCTCTCCGGGGTACTCTTGATCTTGCAAGAACAAAGCCAGCCAGGGAGCAGTGCCAAAACTCCTGCAAGCTAGCTTCTCTggcctccccacttccctcctaCAAAGCTGTTTCTGGCATGCCCTTTCCAGGATGTTGTGCGTCAGACATTACATGATCGGATGgcaaaccagcacatgcaaaccaCCCACTTTGTGTCCCCTGGCAAAAGTACAGTGGGGTGGGAGCACCCCCAAAATGACAGCCTGCTCCTTGGCTATCACCTTGGTGTTTTTGGTTTGCCATACCCTTAAGCCATATGGTTTTGACTATTTATCTTATAACCTTGCACATCTCAGCCACTTCACCTATAAACTTCAGGATCTCTCCCATAGATCTTCCATGGAACTCTCATTCACTAGGCTGGCATGATCTATGCCAAGGCTTGATAGAATGTCTGGCACCAGGAAATCCTCAGTCAGTGTTAACTTGCTAGGAACCTTTAATCCAGGCTAATAATTACCTTTGCATCCCCAGCTTGGAGCACTGTACTCAGCactggggacagagggaggggtGCAGGAAGCAGGGGTGGCAGGATGGAGGAAGGCGCTTCAACTCTTGCTCCTAGCTGTACCTTCTCAGACTTGCAGGCTGGTACCTACAGGCCAGTGGAACCCAGCAACCTCTCTGGGCAAAACAGCACTGACCAGTTCTAGGGATCCTGATCCCATGCTGATAGGAAGCCTTAAAGGGCCTGAGGGACCAAAGTCCAGGATTGAGAGGGACTGCTGAGGCCTCCGATTTGTCTTCCCACATGACTATGCATCAATCATCGTCCCTCTGAGACTTTGGCAGAAGTGAAAGGAAGAACTTGTGTCACGCCCAACAGCCTGACACCCCACACCCAGGGGAATGGGATGCCTGGGTCCCCCAGCCTGGGATGGGTGGTGTGCTCTGAAGCCGGTGGTCTGCTACCAGCAATAAGCAGGGAATGGGATACACTCACTACCCTGGTCTCTGGGCCCTGGACGTAGCGGAACCTAAGGCAGCTGCGTCTAGCCACTTGGCTCGCAGCTCCGTGACAGCCACAGAGTGTCCTACACCAAGGCCGCTGGTGAATGCATTTCATGCTAACAGGCTTTggcactgcctccccagctgccaGAGGTTGCACAGGGCAGTCCAGAGGATTGTTGTTGCTCTTGCTGGCTTCCCCACCTCCGCCCACTCTTCTCTCCCCAGGGCTGTCTGAAGACATAAGCTGGTCTCATGACCCAGCTTAGGCAGCCAAGGGCAACTGGCCAGGGCTGACTCTGGACATTACATAACCAGGAGGCTGTGGATGTTTCCAAAAGGGAATCCAAAGCAACAGGTTCCATGAATTAGCACATCCAGCCCATCAGGCCTCAGGACACAGAGCACAGGAACCACACAGCCTGGAGGGCCCACCTGGGAGCAGCCTGCTGCCCCCACTCAACTCTCCTGGGGCATCAGAGTCACTGTCTCCAGGGAGTTCCCAGGCCCAGGTGTCCTCTCCCTACCACTGCCCATTAAGTGAGTAAGTACCCACTGAGGCCTTTGTGCAGGCCAAGTCCCATATTGCTTGCTTGGGATGCAAATGGGAGCAAGGAATCAAAGGGTTGTAGTCCCCTTGGGCTGGTGCTTAGCAGGCATGCAGTTCCCCCAAGGTATGTTCCATATCTTCCCAATGAGTGCCTCAGCTCCCAGCCCAGAGTTCCACGCATAAGGAGGTGCTTACAACAGCAGAGCGATGGATCAGGTGCTGATTCCCTCAAGGTTCTGAGGCCCGCCTTCTCCATGTTGGAGCAAACACAAGTGCACCCTtccagggagcttccagcagctCCCTCTTAGCAGCCCAGGGCACTGAGAATGTCTGGGCCAGAAGGACTTTAAAGGCACTGCAGCCAATCCTTCCCTCTTTCCAGGGGGCAAAATTGAGGCCCAGGGAAAGGGGGACAGGCTGAGGTTGAGGAGCTGATGATAGAACATGAGAACACAGCATTGTCAGTACAGGTGCACTTCTTATCACAGACATCATGATTCTGCCAGGAAGACGCTCAGGAGCATCACTCActcatggggaggggaggggagcagagcaaGGGAAGGAGAGCAAGGGGGAGGCAGCTCCGAGGGCCAGCACAGGTTCCACAGGAAGAGCTGAGGGGACACAGATGGGTCACATCCTCACAGTCTGCCTGAGACCCATGGGCAATGCTGAGTCCCAGGATGAGCTCAGAAGAGCCCAGGGAGAGACCCTGAAAACCATCTGCTGGCTGGCTGCAGCACTCAGCCTTCCGACAGgtacctccaagacacagttccTGCACAGGCTCTGTAACAGCTACCACTCCCTCCCCAAAGGCGGGGGCATCAGACACCAAACAGACGCCTACACCAGTTCCAACCCACTTTGCCTCTTCCTGGCCAAAGCCCAGAAGCCCTCCTGGAGTTAGACCGAGATGGCCACTTACCTTCATCTGCTTGACAGTGTAGACCAGCGTGCCAAAGGGTCCTTCCTTCACCAGCTTCTTCCCCACCACCTTGGCCCGGAtcactgcagagagagagaggaagacagagatggtGAAAGGAGCACACAGCAGGGTGGCATCAGGGGTGGGCAtgcctagctccctgctggtggtcagGGTTTGCACTTTTACTTCTGCACCTACTGGACTAGATGACGATGTAAGACTGAGAATTCATAGACACACCAGGTGCGAGGGAGATGCAGAGCCAAGTGCATTGGTGTTTGAGTTGCACATTCGTTCACGATCACCTGCCTTGGCGAGGTAGGCATCATTTACCCCCATCCTAGGGGAAGAGACAGTCTTGACTCTATGACTTACCGTAGTCCAAAAGCCAATTCCCTGTTAGAACCTCTTGTTCATGTGCCAAGGCCATGGCCCCCCAAACCTATATTCTTGCCAAGGCTCTTCTTCTGCCCGTAACATGTCAATGATATGCATGGGATATGACCCAGCCCTCAATCCCCCCACCACATACACCCAGCACTCTATCTGGCCCCAAGCACTCAGTGTTTAAATAACAGGGGATGCACCTGCTCTAGCTCACTGAGGATGCAGTGGAAGAAGTGATGGGCAACGGGGTTtgtgggctgaagccagcagctgcagtccCAGCCTTGCTACTGTGACCACAGGCAAGCAACTGACCCCCTATTCCTCTTCTCTAAAACCGGACTTGTGAGGATACCACTGTCCTGAACTGAAAGACTAAAGAGATGTCATTAATATCATCAGCTCTACCTCTGGTCCAACCAAAGATGGAATGAGCTGACCACAGAAGGACTGTTGCAAACAGCTCCTGTTTATTGCACACCTACTATGTGTAGTACTACATTTCACTTATGTATTccttgctgctgccttccagggacagAGTTCATGTTCGCaggaaaaatgaaggaaacagagaagtgaAGCCGTGTGTGTCCTGTGGCAGCTTGGTTCTCTCATCTCTCCAGAGGGCATAACTCTGTCTGCATGAGAGAGTCAGAATGGGATTAGACCAAAGAGCTTGTGCCATGTCTTACTGTGAGATCTGGAAGGGAGGACTTTTCTCTGTAAGTGCAAGTCAGCAGTGGGTAAGAAAAAGCCCCAGTGTGGGCAGGTTAGAGGCGGGAATGCATCCCACGCAGGACACAGCTGAGGATGTGGGCACGGATGAGGGCATTTTACCAGGCTATGTCTTCTCTTCCTACTTTATCTAAAGTTGAAGAGGCATCTTCAGGGTTTGGAAAACTGGCACCTCCATCAGCTCAGTCCCCTAACAGCAAAACCTAGCAATTCAAAAAGGGGCTCCAGCCCAGGGCCAGAGGCACTGAGGTGGAAATGGAGTGAGTTTGCTTGGAAGGCACTAAGGATTACCTGCATGTGGGATTCTGTCTGCTCCAAGatccaatcacttctccctatCTGAGCCCAGATAAAAGGAAGTATCCTGTAAGTGCGTGTTAAAACATTCACACC contains:
- the TIMP3 gene encoding metalloproteinase inhibitor 3, with translation MTPWLGLVVLLGSWGLGDWGAEACTCSPSHPQDAFCNSDIVIRAKVVGKKLVKEGPFGTLVYTVKQMKMYRGFSKMPQVQYIYTEASESLCGLKLEVNKYQYLLTGRVYDGKMYTGLCNFVERWDQLTLSQRKGLNYRYHLGCNCKIKSCYYLPCFVTSKNECLWTDMLSNFGYPGYQSKHYTCIRQKGGYCSWYRGWAPPDKSIINATDP